GAGATAAAGGAAAAGAATGGGCGCCACCCTCGTTACCGTCGCTGAAGGCCGCAGTGGCAGTGGAGGACCCGATAAgggtcagagagaaaaaaagaaaaagaaaaaaaaaaggaaaaaaaaaagagagaggaacagataagaatattttgatcaatttgttgaaaattcggCCCGAATCTATAAAATCGAGAAAGAcgcccaattttgcaaaagctcaaaacttgtaaatttttatgcaaattgatcaatagtttaataagCCCTCTTTCTTAACGTCTTTTTCTATTCTTGATATTTATTTCCATCGGTGAGAAaaatagtaatagtaatatTTTCAAACTTTATAATATTGCCTATAAAATAAGTTGGTCGCTGTTCGATTAGTTACTCGACTTAAAGGAAAGGACCGaattaaaaactatttaataaattttaggagATCTAATTGCTGATTAAAACTGCACAAAATACCGAGATATACCATACTCGATCCGGACCTTATTCAGACCCTATCCAAACCGGAATTAGACCCAATAAAAATTGTATACTATaccggtaaaaaaaattatctattaaaGTTCGGGTATGGATCCAGATACGTTATACTCATATCTaatttggacccgacccgaatTCAATCTTTTAATGGGTAGGATCCAATAAAGAGTTTTCAAATCTAGACCCGGAACTGTACTCAGACATGGATCCGGTGAAATAcccaatagtaaataaaaatatttgaaattgagAAATCAATTTCAATAGAACTTATAGATGAAGGGTTtttgtacattttcatcataatAAAAACCTTAGTTGCtctagtttactttttttttattttttttattttacttattttttttaattctagctGTTTACTGCTCGAATCCTTTTTTTGagtgaattttattaaattgaatGCAACTAATTAGAACACTAGCCTTTTATAGTGAGAGGTTGATGATTTGTCtatatactatttaataaaatttataaaaaatatatgcatacgaGTATCCGTACCCGATCTATATCCGGTCTTAAGCAGGTAATATATGGATAGTTACTATCCAAATTCGTTCAAATAGATTCAATAggtatattattaacttaaatACTAAGATCCAGACccaatttaaagttaaataggtaggatattttttttttcctatcaatttctttttagggtacaggtacagtatattaattactCAGATCTAATCCGGTCCATGGACACCTTAGTTGTTGATATTGAAAGTCTAAGAGATCGTTTAGAAAAGCTCTAAATTCAGGAAAAAGTGTTTGCACATTCTTTAGCATGGAGTAGAGCAGTTTGGTAGCTCGCAAGGCTTATGTTTGCGAGAAATCTCTAGCCAGCCTTTTCGTCGTTCGACCATCacattatttcaaatttcaaaaacttatcAATTTATTTCAACACTTCATCATAATTCAGATTCCGTCCCTCAGGACCAACAACGGGGTAGCACAGGATAGCCCTAAGAATGCCAATATTAGCACGGATCATACGGAAATATAACTCggttattcaaaaaaaaaaaagtatggtgTGACACTTAAACCATAGTAATGTAATATCTTCCTATTAAAATTTGTACTTTAATAATATGACTTTTGAGCTTTGTCATCGGTACAAAAGTTATAGTCTGTCGATATTTTATTATCACGATGCGTATACTGTTCATGTTCATGAATACTTAAATTAACTAGAATCCAATCCAAACTCAAGCACCAAAAGTCCAGCTAACAACAATAATACAACTAGGGCTCACCAGAGGAAAGCTAACTAATACACAACCTGTTGAAGCAAGAGCTATACAGTAACTGAACcccaaaacaaaataataaagagaCAATCTTTTAATGGTGACTAAGATCACATTTCTCTTTTGTCCTTCCATGCACAAAATGACATGTGCCCCTGCACATGAAGGGCTCTAATagttcattattattatatgtgtGGAAGTAGAGAATGTAGGAGAATCCAAAGCTAAACCACCTGGTGCAATCTCCATCAGGATTCCCTATGTCTCTAAATATAAGAAAATGTAGTACAGTATAGAGATAGCATGCTTAAACTGAATCAGTatatgagagtgagagagagaccCACTACTGGtttaatttaaatgttaaatttgaagtttctgcTACAATAACGAAACGAGATGTAATTTGGACGGAAAAGGAGGGAGAACTCCCTGATTGCTTTCAAAACTttatgccttctttttttttttctattttagtctCCAACTACTTACTTTTTTGCAATCAAATCATTGTTGTCAACTAGTTAATTATATTAATGCTTGCTATCAAACATCCCACTATATCAGCATCAAATCATGCCAATGGCAATTTCCACAAGCTTTAACAAACttgctaaaatgaaaaaaaaaaaaaaaaaaaaaggggtaaaagtcaagggaggagggaggggagTGATTCAATTAATCTGAAAATAAGAGAAGGAAGGGCAGTCAGCCAACTATGGTCATGAAAAAGCAGGAGACTGGCAAGCAGACAACAAAATCCAGCCTCAATCCAGCCAACTGCCATGATGGAGCTTCCTTCCAGCAGCCAGACAAGACTTCTTTCCACTTGAGTTATCTTTAAGCAGCCAGATAagatttcttttacatcaaaAATACAACACAGCCAAGACAGAAAAGACTACCACCACCTTAATACCTTTCCAGTCCACCAAAGCCTGTGTACAGCTCAACTCTCAAACAAACATTTGTCCTCAGTGTTAATTAACACTTTACTACACCAACAAAGTATTTTCGCTAAGATATTATGACCTAATGTATTCAGAGGATCTCCAATTCTCCCATCTATTTTAACCTCAAAAAGACTTAAACTTATTCGAAAAGATAATAATCGATACGATGCTTAAAAAGAGAAGCTTTACACAAAACCTTTTAATTACCACAAAACTGTTATCATTAATtagagaaaaggaaaacaaaaaaaaaaaaaaggaaaaaaaaattaagacagAGAGAagctaaacttttaaaaaaggAGGGCAAAAACACAGGcgattcttttttccttttcttagtATCTAGGAACTTCTCTAAGAGGGAGCATGGGCTTggaagccgacgagggcgaagAACCGGAGGGGGGCGAGCCGATGCGAAGGGCCCCAACGCCGGGGGGGAAGCCCGCGTCCTCGGTATCTGCGCCGGCGGCCTCGTCCCTGATCATGGACCGGAATGATATCGAGCCACGCTTTGCGGAAGCATCTGAGTTTCTCGCGACATCGCGGTTGCCTTGGTTGGCGATTAGTGATACACCATCGTAGTAATAGTCATCGTAGGGCACTAGATCGGCCATTTCTCGATTATGCCCGAGGTCCCGTAATGCCAAGGAATCAGCAACAGGGTAGTACACCAAGAATACGATTCCGACCACCATGCAAGATAGCATTAGAATAAAGGCGAGGAAGACGATAGTCTCATAAGACACATTGCCCGGTCGGGGTAAAACAGAAAACCCTAGCAAGAGGACGCGGAACGAAGGGAGGAGGAGCACCGACGAGATTAGCCAGTAGACCCTTCTTCTCAAACCCTTGTTGATGACAAAGTACAACATCCGCGATCCAACGCAAGCCACATAGCTGATTAAGAGAGTGTAGAAAAGCCCTAGCAAGATAGTGCTGAGCAACGGATAAGTGCAAATAATATCGTCTTGCCCCAGAAAATATGATCTTGTGAAGTACTTGGCCATTTTCGTTCTCCCTTCACTGTTCTCCTTGTTAATGAATGTGGGCCCGAAAAAAACAATGAGAGTTTGAATGACTAGGACCGGAACGCCGAACAGCAAGGTGTAACCGATGGTTCTTTTGTTCCATCGGGGGCTTAGAGTGCCCGATTCCCTCTTCTGTAACGAAGCATGGAGAAGAAACCCTAGTGACAGAAAGATGCAGGGCTCCGCAAACCCTAGATTGGATATAATGTAGGCCTTGCAGACATCCTTCTGCCATAGTAAGCTAGAAAAGAGCCTCTTTTTGAGGAAAGTAAGCCTAACAGCCTCCCCCAAAGTCCACCAGATTGCGATTAAAATTAGGGCAATGCGGGTGACCCAAGGCCCATTAAAATAACCGAGCTGGAGAAGGGCCCCTCTTTGGATCCTTATGTGGAAGTAGCCGCACTGAAAGATGCATAGTAGGCTGAGAATGATGAAGAGAACGCCGAGAGTAACGGTGGCAAGGCCGAACGCATCGGCAACTAATCTGGTCAGGGGCATTACCCAAAGAACCGATTCCACGCATGCTCTGTGCTAGCATGGATACCAGAATGGGCCCACAAATACCGCAACCAATACTGGCTCCCCAATTGTGTAAAGCTTTGTATGCACCTCAATCCTTCTGAAGAATCAAAAGCAAGGATGGTCGGCAAAATAGCAATATACCCCCGCCGAGCTCATTGCTTATGGCAAAACAATGGACACTGTTGTTTACTAACTACCAGCCACAAGCACTTCGCAGGGGCATTACAGCTTTCCAATCTATTGCACCTAAGAAATTTTTACAGATGAAGGTCGGTAAgtatggaaaagaaaaaagaagcagaaaaaagtaAAATGTCACAATGTTGAAACGAAAGAGCAGTGCAGTTCATGAAGAGGCAACAACAAATTAATTCGAAGATTCGCAAAGCAGCAAACAATGATAATGCGCTAGCTAGCATTGAAGACGCCTAAAACGACAAGTGCGAATTGAATTATGGAAAGTGCTAGGAATTGCTAGAGGGGCAAACAGCTGACCATTTCGAAtgcttaaaaaatttattcgCTCCCCGACAAACATTGTTCACTAGCACGAGAAAAGAGCCACATATCCGACAAATTTGCCAACCCTAATAGCTTAGAAACGACAGAGCAGAGAATTGCCTTCCACACCTCGTCGCCAACCATATCCGCACTAATGTGCGACTGTAATTGGCACGATAGCGAACCACGGAAAAAGCAACTCCATAGTAATTGCGACACTAGCAAAAAGAGAATTGGCCACTGGATCAAAAATACAAACAGATAATCAGCATTTAATATGAGAACTTCTACTGATTCCAATGAGATCTACGCGCGGCAGCGAAGTATATGATTCCAGAGCCCAAAGCCCACAGATATGACAGAAGAGTTTGAACTTAACAAAATCAATCACATAAACAACACAATACTCTAGCAAAACATGACTTCAAGTGACAAACAACTCAAACTTTACTCAACAAGTTCACTGAATCACACTCTCTGCTGCCGAATCAAGCCACAAGCATCCCTATATCACAAGCAATCACTCATACTACCGCAATTAGCCAAATTTAGTTAAGATATAACCgaaaaaaactcaattttaaactaaatttcTCACAAAAAAGATCAACCCTTCGTCTTCAGGACAAAAAGGTTCCCCCCAATTAGGCacataaccatccaaacacaacGAAGAGATATTATACGTCGAATATCACCATGAAATGGTAAAAGATACGGATTATCATGAAAACATAAAGGAACAAACGATCAGAAGATCACGAACCttgagaaatagagagagagagagagagagagagagagagagagagagagggagggagagagggagagagagagatcaaagcAAGCACCCACACCGGATCGGATCCCCAGGGGCGGCGGAGAGAACCCTAGTCCGGAGCAATCGAGGCGGAAACCCCAACCGAGTACGGCGAAATCGGGCTCCAACGGGACCTCCCGCAACGACGAAGCAGCTCGATCCCCTCCGGATCTCCGATCCCCACCCTCCTCGACCCTATCGACCAAACCCTAGAATCGCACTGCGAGTGTGTGaacgagagagagggaggagagagagagagagagagaggagtacgagagaggggagaggcagagagagagagagagagagagagagagagagggagtggaaaCAGaacgaaagagagaagagaggttgCTGACAGGCTGTCACCAGCTGTCCCCAGGCGCGGATACCGAGGCTCCGGCTCGGACGAGAGATGTCCGAGCCTACTAATGCCAGGCAGGGGAGATGGGGGGAAAGGGCGTGGGCCCGAGCCTCGGAATTCGCATCCGAGCCTACGTGG
This genomic interval from Ananas comosus cultivar F153 unplaced genomic scaffold, ASM154086v1, whole genome shotgun sequence contains the following:
- the LOC109704669 gene encoding uncharacterized protein LOC109704669, with product MPLTRLVADAFGLATVTLGVLFIILSLLCIFQCGYFHIRIQRGALLQLGYFNGPWVTRIALILIAIWWTLGEAVRLTFLKKRLFSSLLWQKDVCKAYIISNLGFAEPCIFLSLGFLLHASLQKRESGTLSPRWNKRTIGYTLLFGVPVLVIQTLIVFFGPTFINKENSEGRTKMAKYFTRSYFLGQDDIICTYPLLSTILLGLFYTLLISYVACVGSRMLYFVINKGLRRRVYWLISSVLLLPSFRVLLLGFSVLPRPGNVSYETIVFLAFILMLSCMVVGIVFLVYYPVADSLALRDLGHNREMADLVPYDDYYYDGVSLIANQGNRDVARNSDASAKRGSISFRSMIRDEAAGADTEDAGFPPGVGALRIGSPPSGSSPSSASKPMLPLREVPRY